The Phragmites australis chromosome 1, lpPhrAust1.1, whole genome shotgun sequence genomic interval CATAGATTTCAATGGCCGCACCATGAATTCAACCTATCCGAGTCCTCGTTTTAATAACcgaattagaaaagaaaaaaatgggaTGCCTCACCCGGGGCGGCGGTGGGCTGGAGTCTGAACAAATAAATAATCAGACGGTCCACTGACGGCGCTAATCCATCCTTCCAGAAAGAGAGATGATTTAAGAAGACCCAGACTGCCTGCCCGTCTCGTTATTAACGTTATTGGGTAGGTAAGCACAGAATACAGAATCTACTCAATCTGGATGGAGAAATTTTACTAGACTTTTGATCGAAAGATTTCTACAAGATCTGATTTATATGATTTTCTTATCTAACAATTAACACATATaactgagagaaaaaaaaatataatacataAAAGATAAAATCATTCTATAAAACCGAGTCTCTAAAATTTCCTTCCCATCTTAACCGAGGACAAAAACGGCGGCACGCAGGAGAAAGCCAAATGGAGGCTGCAAAAGGCCGAAAGAGATCAGCGGGGAGGGCTGGCCCGCCAGGGGCTCATCCAACCGTCACCGCGTTCGTCACATCCCCACAACGCTCCACCGGTCTCTCTCCATCCCGAGCGGGCAGCGCCCCCTGCGCACACACGGAGCTCCCCGCGCTCCACGTCTGCTGACCCCCACCCGCCCCCGCCCCTCTCACCCTCGTCGCCTCCCGCATGGGACCACGCGTCAGCGCccgatctttttttttatgcGCGGCACTCGCCATGTTGCAGTATTCTTAAACCGGGTCCCGCCTCTACCAGTTAacgcctcccctcccccttctcccttctctcctctccgCATTTCCGCCCAGGGCCAGGGGGACGCGAGCTAGACGCCTCCGCCCATTCTTGGTAACCATCTCTtctcttcccttcttcttcctgctgCGGCTTTCTTCTTGCTTCTCTTTTTCGCTTTTGTTTTTTGCCCTCACGGGGTTCCTGGTTCGATTTGGGAAGGGAAAGATAAGGGGAGCACACGGCAGGCAATTCGTCCAACAACGTTTCCTTCTGGGTGAATGAAGACTGATTTTCTCCTGTGATTTTCTGCTAACTAATGGATTCAGTCGTAAAGGGAGCAGACTATTAACTGATTTTTTTGGGTGCGGGTCAGGTGTTTCGTTGTTTCGCATCTTAAGGAGGGTTTCTTCCGGGCACGCCTTGTGCGGCGTTTCTTTGATGCTAATGGATCGCTCGAGTTGCTTCTGAAATTCGTTGCATTAGTCCCACTCCCACCACATATGCGGAAATTGATAAGGAGACACTTCTACCTGCTGGATGCTGAAGCAATTTTCTTGAATTCAGTGCTTCTGTGGCTTGTGGGCGTGTGCATCCATGAATGTCTCTTCAGTGATTCTGGTTGTTCTGGTGTATGTGTAGTGCTTTCGATTCTATCCAGAAAAAATCGGCTTAACTGGTAGTTGGTACTACCACGCTTCTGTTTTATCTTGTTCTCTAATTTGGACTGCACATATGGAGGTTGGGAAGGAGCTTCGTTGTAGGCACCTGTTGGAAGTTGGAACATTCTGTGAGTCTATGTCTGGCTTCCTGCTGCTGTGGTTTGTGCATGTAGGCAGCTATGGATTTTCCTTCAGTGATTCTGGGTGCTCTTGTGAAGTTATAGTGTGTTCCATGTTATCCGTTTTATACTGTTGTGTTAGTGTAGCCTGGAGTTGGACATCACTTGTCCCTAGAAATCGTTACTTTCGAGGACGTTGTTTGGTCGGTTAGCCGCTTGTGACTGGTTTTTGTCGAGTCAGCAAGGACTCTTGGACATTTCAGGGCACGGGCAACGTGCGCTTTTGTTTATTCTCTCCTGAATATCTATTGGATCGAAAATTTTAGAATATTCTCCGGCTGTTTTGTTTATTAGCTTAGAGGCATCTGTCCATTTGTTTAGTTTACTCGCTACTATGTGATCTACCCTTCTTGTTGTTAGTTCTGGAAATTTGAATGCACATCAACTCATCGTGGAGGTATCTGCCCAACTATTTAGTATCGGTCACACTATTTTCAGTTGCTGTTGTGTCCATTGTGAGCTCGTTGCAAGTTTTGTTGTTACCTCGAAATAATAAGTATTAGACTGCGGTAACTATTGCCTGTTCATCAGCTTAAGAACATATTGCCCAATCATGAGAAGAACTAGGATCGGTATGTTTGTTCTTTTCCCTTATGTTATTAAATTATTTGTCAATTTGTGTAGGGAATGACTGGCTGTAGAAGGGTCCAAGCCTCAGGCCATCAATTGTACTGCCCTGGTTGGAATTGCCTGGACAACTGGATCGCATGTCTGTGTCCACGTTAAAATATTGTTTGGAGGTGAATGCCAGCTCAgtctttttcatcatatattgAATTTCCATTTGAACAGATATATGGAAGTTAATAGAGGATGCCGTGTATGATTTTATATTTTGGTGGAAATTAAATCAGCTCAGTGTCAATCCATTTTCAGAACAGCCTCTTAGGGCCTGTTTGAATTGGGGGATTGAGAGTTTTAGTTTAAATTGAACTAAATCCCCAAAACCCCCGGGGAAATCTCTATCGTCCAAACAAGCTCTTagtgtttttttaaaagaatatcAGTATTGCCTTTGATCCCTGTTTTTGTTGGTTTCTCTTCCATTAAGGTAGTGTCTGGCATTTGGTTCTCATACAGCTCATCTTTGGGCATTGTGGTGCCATCTTGGCTTGGAAGTGCCATATCACTCACTAAGTCATCATCAATTGAGACATATATGGTTCATTTATGTCGTTTTCCATTGATTAGTGCCTCCTCTAGCAGTGATGCTCATTTGTATTGTTATTTTCATACCCCGCCCCCACCTCCAaccatacacacacacacacaaaaagaaCTGATGCATCATTGCTATTATTGGTTGGAACATGATACTGAATGTGCTTAAGAATTCTTTTTAGAACTTCACTGTAAAGCCTCACCTCTTGGAGTGTTTCTTTGGATGATTAAGAATACTCTCTAATTGTTCCTTGATTCCTTCTCACACATGCAGGATACTCTACTGCTTACATCAATTGAATTGTTCTTTGAAGCTTAGGTATTCAATGAATATCTAGCAATGGGATGTTCTTTGGCTATTCTTAGAAGTGATCATTAACTTACTGAATAGTGCTCATTAATACAGTGGCCAAACATGCCGTGGAAACGAAAGATGCATCATGGAGGAACATCCCAACAAGAACAAGTCGGTCCTTCACTTGCAGATGAAGTATGTGCCATTGACGAGGAGGTTTCCCATCTTACTAGACTTAAATCTGAACCAAGTCAGAGAACTCGTGCATCCTTTTACACTGGCCAAAAGAGGCCTATCTCAACATTCAAGCTATTGTCTGGGAGAGAATCCAATTGCTCAGGGATGGGTAGGTTCTCTTCAGCTGATTGCTCTTATACTCTTCGGAAACACCTACCAGTGAAAGGCCCATGGTGTGTggatgacatggatagtgaagCATACATCTCACAGTTCTCTACAGATGGTTCACTACTCGTTGGTGGGTTTCGGGTATGTGATTTTGTTATTATGAGGAAGAATCTAACCATACATTGTATTATCTTTTTGTTCACTTACCTTGGATAGACAAAATGTTGTGATATGTGTGGCTAAAAATACCCTATGCCAAAATATAACCAGGGAAGCCACATCAGAATCTACAATGCTGAGAAAAAGTGGAAGATTCATAAGGATATAACCTGCAAGCGTCTGCGCTGGACAGTTTCAGATATTGCTCTCTCACCTGATCAACGATACCTAGTAATCCTCTTATGCTTTTGTTACAATATTAGGCTTGGAGATAATATTTTACCTTCTGTTTACTTTATTTCAGCTTCTAGCTAACTTATTATTTTGTGAAGGACCTATTGGCTTGTTTCTATGCTTGCTTGATCTTTTACAAAGGGGCTGTCATATGATTATTCATTTTCCATTAATTTATGTCTAGATTCATACAGAAATGCTTTGTGCGTTGTATCAGATTAGTACTTAAATGAATTTCATGTCAACTAGATTGAACAGTTTTTATGAAACTAGGATTGATTTCACTACTGTAATTTTTATTCACTCTTGTCTTGAGATGGACGTTTTTTTACTTGTTCTGCACAAAAAAGTGAGTTTTAGCTTTAATCAAAGTAGCATATTAGCACTTTCAAAACCCATGCAATCTAGGATCGGGCATAAGTATTTTGGCCTTACCAGCTGGATGGTGTGCCCCCCATTCACAAGAGGCCTACTAAGATATTTGACTGTTTGACCTACCCTTTACTTTAGCAAAGACATTTCCCCAATGAAAATTTATGGACCATAGACTTATGTTCATCATAGATATGTAAGTCAAATCACAATTACTTGACAGAATCTTACAgcattgatatatattgtctggAAATTATGGCTTATCTTGGCACTGTTCTAGACTTTTTTCCAATTGCCCACCCCCAGGGGCAGATCCAGAGTGTTGGCATTGGTGTGGCTTGTGCTAAATCAGTGGAGAATTGATGTACATGTAAATGCAATGACACACATGACCATCACACCAATGGTAGTGACACCAATGCTTCCCAGTCCTAGATCCGCCCCTGCTGCCTGTACATATTTGGTGATATGGATAATCTTTGTGAACTGATTAAAACGTTGATCATTTAATTTTattcataatatcataacttCATAGTTCTCTTATTATGTTTCACAATTTTGGAGATGTATGTATAAGTTTGCACCTATGATTTATGCAAGTTATTCTTTTGAGGGGAATACAGTAGAGCTTATTCTTTATTGCCACACTAAATTCATGAAGGTATACTTAAAGGTAGTCAGGTTTATTTGTACAATATGACTTTCCCacttagggatgaaaacggttcAGAAATTTTTCAAACCGACCGATGCCGTTTTTCCGTTTTTCCTGATCATTTCCGATTTGCTCAGAATTCCATTCGAATCGATTGAAAATCGGAGTCAGTGTGTCAAATCGTAGTTGAAAACAATTTCACTATTTTCCTGACAGTTTTTTATTAGTACCAATTTTAATCGGAAAAATACCATAGGAATTTCTGTTTTTTCCCTTGTGGCCCTCAGTCCATACCTGATATATCAGCTGTGGAGACTggttcaagaaaaagaccaatcTCATTTATGTGTTGAGCCCAGAAAACAATttcaacacatagtgactttatagattaatattattacaatatcgtTGAATCTCAATGAATAAACAATCACGTCAAGATTTGAACCATCTTGATTTAACCAACTTTCCAACACCTCAACTAAAATTCCCatcaccaaggttgaacaataCATCAATCATAATTTCCACCATCATGATTGACCAAAACATCGAGATCCaatcatgtgaggtttttcTTGCCACTTGTAACCGTGAGTACGGCTGATTAACCAGTTTTGCACTCTACAGATGTTGTATACTTTACCTATAAATCATGATCAAACTCTTTTACCGGTACCTATCAGTACCTTACACGCATCCGAGGTGTGCGTTGAGtgaccactacaaagcctttacaatgctcctTCTAGCatgtgcatacccgctaaggtttcaacgccgcgtgaatacacctcatcaacggaagccccctcttgcgccaatGGAAATCCTAGAAGTACACCCTTTCGTTCCACATAACCAATGGTCTACACAATACTGAGAGTATAGCAAATTAATCGGTTAGACTCCTCCAATACCAgatttgtggttgtactgtaaattCGAAAATATCACTCCACAAACTGGTCTTtatatttgagcaagactatcaCAATCCAACCGTACATCTTGTACCGGTCTCATTTATGTGTTGAGCCCAGAAAACAATttcaacacatagtgactttatagattaatattattacaatatcgtTGAATCTCAATGAATAAACAATCACGTCAAGATTTGAACCATCTTGATTTAACCAACtttccaacacctcaaccaaaatTCCCatcaccaaggttgaacaataCATCAATCATAATTTCCACCATCATGATTGACCAAAACATCGAGATCCaatcatgtgaggtttttcTTGCCACTTGTAACCGTGAGTACGGCTGATTAACCAGTTTTGCACTCTACAGATGTTGTATACTTTACCTATAAATCATGATCAAACTTTTTTACCGGTACCTATCAGTACCTTACACGCATCCGAGGTGTGCGCTGAGtgaccactacaaagcctttacaatgctcctTCTAACatgtgcatacccgctaaggtttcaacgccgcgtgaatacacctcatcaacggaagccccctcttgcgccaatGGAAATCCTAGAAGTACACCCTTTCGTTCCACATAACCAATGGTCTACACAATACTGAGAGTATAGCAAATTAATCGGTTAGACTCCTCCAATACCAgatttgtggttgtactgtaaattCGAAAATATCACTCCACAGAAAATATCACTCCACAAACTGGTCTTtatatttgagcaagactatcaCAATCCAACCGTACATCTTGTACCGGTCTTATCAAATCACTTGATGTAAATggttgtaaatggttaaatgctttagaacttgtaatataatttaattactcgctctttcttaagctttgttgtgatgttatatgttggaaagacatgtgttttgatcttgagcacaaaacacgtgccgagactaccggTATGGTATTCCGGTCAATTATCATGgacatgattaagtaaatgatcatcctggtgattaattggaatactatttggacggttcctcacaagagGTTTGATCTATTCTTGTTTTTCCTATTCTATTTCTTTTCTCAAACATTttctcatgtatatacatacatgtacatatataacatgtattcttattatatatacacatataacaACACACATAGTATTCAAACAATTCCAagcaaatatttatttataaatatatatcttaTAGAAAGAAAATAGCCCTttccatatatatacacatatactcATATACGTATTTACTTaggttttatttaattttgcaaaagttttatttcttttataaattgtttttatttcttttggttcagaattttgggctgttacatCAGCCTCCTCATGCGCCGCCACCTGTGGTTGTGGGTAGCGCAACGGATACATCATGtggggagagaaagagatgtGCTTGCTTGGAGACTTGGACGATGGATGGCCAGTGGCCAAACTACTGGAATCAGAGCATATCTGCTCTTGTTCTCGAGCTCTTGAATGTGGACAGACCTGTCCAAATAGGCCTGACGGGTCGACCCACCACGGGCCCGGCTAGGCACGACCCGGTTAAGTTAATAGGTCGTGCCATATCGGTCCGTGTGTTGGAGGCGCAGCCCATGGCACAACCCATGGCCGATCGTGCTGTGCAGAGCAACGGCGCGGGGGCGGGGTGGAGCCGGGCTGTGCTGGCACGGCATGCCGCGGCGTCGGCCTAGGCCCAGCCCGACGAGGCATGCCTTGCCGGCCTGGTTCGCCTAGTTTCGGGCCGTCATGACTAGGTCGTGCCTATAGTAGCAGACCTCGTGCCGGCTCAGTAGGCACGACCCAGATGGCCAGCTCTAATTGTGTGGGAAGATGAAGGAAGGGGATATGTGTGATGTAGCCGTGCGATGTGGGGATTCGATTTGCACTGGTGCATTTATGAAATTGATGAAAGGAGGAGCATTGTGGATCTTTGGCGGTCCGATTTGCGGTGGGTGAAGGTGAGATCCGACCTCACCGGTGGTGGATTGGTCCAGATTGGGAATGATGGTAGGAAGGGGGAGTGCGAGGAAAACAATGCTCTCTGTTCCTTTCGTGGCTGCTTCGTCAATCCCTTTCTTTTTGAtgtatttctcttttttatacTTGAGATATTGGAAAAACGGGTAACTGGGATAACTAGATCGCCCTACCTAGCAGGCTCTGatctttgtttatttcttgcttTTCTAATCCGAAACACACTGCTACCTTTATATAGATGATTACATTTATTTACGGAAGGAGATAACTAAGGAAAACTTTCAAGCTAAACAAGGAAATAACTAACCAAATCTTCTCCAACTAAACATAGGAGTAATAACTAAGGAAACTACTAATTTAATTCCAAACTTTAGCTAATCTGTTGATTGTGTTCCATAACATGAGAAGACTCCATTTGTTTGGGCCTTCTCATTAACTTGGGCTTCAACGGAAGGCTGAAGGGAATGAATCAGAGGGAGCGCATTTAGAAACAAAAGAAGAGCGAAGACCTGAACAAAAAGATGCACCATATATAGCGATTATATAAAAAATCCATTGTATGTTATTAATATATTCCATTATGTTGAGTAAATCATGAGTTATAAAGTGTGAAAGTGGTTTGGGGGCATTTTCCGATCGATTTTTACCGTTTCCACCCCTATTCCCACTTGTACATGTACTATCATCACCATCTAATGTGCCTTGAGATTGATGCAAAATTTCGTCCCACTTTCTAATTATTGCAACATTCTTGCACCAATATCAGAGTACATTGTGGGGCTAAGATAGTAAATGTATGAGTGGCTTTACATTTCGTTATctgtatctattttttttcttctgcagaTCTTATCTTATTTTAAGTAAATACTAAAGTACTAGGATCATTTTTTTCAGGCTTATTCCAGTCTGTCGCCTACAGTTCATATAGTAAATGTCCAGAATGCTGTAAGGGAATCACATGCTAATATTACAGTATGTCCTCTCCTTTATCTTTTTGCCTCTTATAAACATGCTCAAGTCAACCTGTGGAAATTGATTCTGAAGTTTACttgcatcaaatggatgtatTTAGGCCAAACCATTCAACAAACTGTCGCACGCATGTTGAGGTGAACCTTCTTTTTGCAATAAATGTTAGTTAATAGATGAAAGAGAGAAATGATTGGATCAAGTTCAGGATGCGCTGATTGAAATGAGTAATCTAGTACTCTTTTGCTCTATGGATTGATatgttcaaaataaaatattgcaTTTAAATCTAAAGAATAAGTTCTTTATTGAGATCTAGCTTCACATGGTGATAATTAGACCGCAACGAGCAATGATCCATAGGATACTCCACCTATATGGGATCTCACATCTCTAGAGACTTCCTTTGTTCTTATACTTGTGATTGTTTTTATgggtttcttgtttttctttctttcggtAGTGTTAGatggaagagatacaagaataattagttttcgTATTGGATGGGTTTGTTTCCTTAGAGATATGCTCTTGTGTCACAGATAAGTTCCCTTGAGTTTAGAGATTGTTATTTTAAGGGTCAG includes:
- the LOC133912330 gene encoding LEC14B homolog isoform X5, whose amino-acid sequence is MSVSTLKYCLEWPNMPWKRKMHHGGTSQQEQVGPSLADEVCAIDEEVSHLTRLKSEPSQRTRASFYTGQKRPISTFKLLSGRESNCSGMGRFSSADCSYTLRKHLPVKGPWCVDDMDSEAYISQFSTDGSLLVGGFRGSHIRIYNAEKKWKIHKDITCKRLRWTVSDIALSPDQRYLTFFQLPTPRGRSRVLALVWLVLNQWRIDVHAYSSLSPTVHIVNVQNAVRESHANITADVNVVTFADETSDVLYSGSDDSLCKVWDRRCHKRQKPVGVLTGHLDGITFIDSGGDGHYFISNCKDQTIKLWDLRKMSSTTKDCTPKSYEWDYRWMTYPSEARYLKHPYDQSLATFRGHSVLRTLIRCYFSPMHSTGQRYIYTGSSDQCVYIYDVATGNVVEKLRWHGSIIRDCSWHPYLPTFVSSSWDGYLVRWEATEDDKDPSMLKAGKQRMHPEGYQLSFVL